The following coding sequences lie in one Ictalurus punctatus breed USDA103 chromosome 16, Coco_2.0, whole genome shotgun sequence genomic window:
- the trim47 gene encoding E3 ubiquitin-protein ligase TRIM47 isoform X2, translating to MAAAPDTKGELQKELVCAICLDYFDDPVILKCGHNFCRMCILMHWEENGGDDIGYQCPECRMVFGKMSFTKNYLVKNLVDKLSEFECLKTCRPPAPAKPAKTDGKCERHHEELKLYCHTDRKPICVVCRESRDHRLHDVAPVPEVVEDMKGGLKLRLIKLNWQKSMCGRVKATDEQAKADIKLKKQALKEKIEDDVGALVQFLLDEKDRLLERLEAEEAATVALIDENLKLVESEAAKVDKAIAEIQNQLSEVANFECISKAYSSPSHVNLTIQAVNCPPDFTEFTGPFQLILWKKMMHVLHTMPQNLTLDLDTAHPSLAISDFDTKVEEGRARSHEPDLPRRFTRFFGVLATAQYSSGQHYWEVDVRDKGVWYLGVTTTRSNRKGFVSLSPSAGYWSLSLHDRLYANEEDARVPVADYWSSPRVGVFLDYERGHVAFYDAVTMKRVYSFAAYFDEPVSPFFSPGKNDPGSRLQICHYY from the exons ATGGCTGCCGCTCCAGATACAAAGGGGGAATTGCAAAAGGAATTGGTTTGTGCTATTTGCCTGGACTATTTTGACGATccagtcattttaaaatgcgGTCACAATTTTTGCCGCATGTGCATTTTAATGCATTGGGAGGAAAACGGAGGAGACGATATCGGCTACCAGTGTCCAGAGTGTCGGATG GTGTTTGGCAAAATGAGCTTCACAAAGAACTACCTGGTGAAGAACCTGGTGGATAAACTGAGTGAGTTTGAGTGTCTGAAGACATGCAGGCCTCCTGCACCGGCAAAACCAGCCAAAACCGATGGTAAATGTGAGAGACACCATGAGGAGCTAAAACTCTACTGCCACACGGACAGAAAGCCCATCTGTGTGGTGTGCAGAGAGTCAAGAGATCACAG GCTCCATGATGTTGCTCCTGTACCTGAAGTTGTTGAGGACATGAAG GGAGGCCTAAAGCTGAGGCTCATCAAACTAAACTGGCAGAAGTCCATGTGTGGCCGAGTCAAAGCTACAGATGAGCAAGCCAAAGCGGACATCAAA CTAAAGAAGCAGGCTCTGAAGGAAAAGATTGAGGATGATGTGGGAGCACTGGTGCAGTTCCTGCTGGATGAGAAGGACAGACTGTTGGAGAGGCTGGAGGCCGAGGAGGCAGCTACTGTAGCGCTGATAGATGAGAATCTTAAACTGGTGGAAAGTGAGGCAGCTAAAGTAGACAAGGCCATCGCAGAGATTCAGAACCAGCTCAGCGAGGTAGCAAACTTTGAG TGCATCAGCAAAGCATATTCAAG CCCCAGTCATGTTAACCTTACAATACAGGCGGTGAACTGTCCACCTGATTTCACCGAGTTCACTGGACCCTTTCAGCTCATCTTGTGGAAGAAGATGATGCATGTGCTGCATACAA TGCCACAGAACCTGACGTTGGACCTGGACACAGCACACCCGTCTTTGGCCATTAGTGACTTCGACACAAAGGTGGAGGAGGGCCGAGCACGCTCGCACGAACCCGACCTACCACGCCGCTTCACTCGCTTCTTTGGTGTGTTGGCTACTGCGCAGTACTCCAGTGGCCAGCACTACTGGGAGGTAGACGTGAGGGACAAGGGAGTGTGGTACCTGGGTGTGACGACAACACGCAGCAACCGAAAGGGCTTCGTTAGTCTGTCACCGTCAGCTGGTTACTGGAGCCTGAGCCTACACGACCGCCTCTACGCCAATGAAGAGGACGCACGCGTGCCTGTGGCTGATTACTGGAGCTCTCCACGTGTCGGTGTCTTCCTTGACTATGAGCGTGGCCACGTGGCTTTTTATGACGCTGTCACCATGAAGCGTGTCTATAGCTTTGCAGCGTACTTTGACGAGCCTGTCTCGCCCTTCTTCAGCCCTGGCAAGAATGACCCGGGCAGCCGCCTACAGATCTGCCACTATTACTGA
- the trim47 gene encoding E3 ubiquitin-protein ligase TRIM47 isoform X1 → MAAAPDTKGELQKELVCAICLDYFDDPVILKCGHNFCRMCILMHWEENGGDDIGYQCPECRMVFGKMSFTKNYLVKNLVDKLSEFECLKTCRPPAPAKPAKTDGKCERHHEELKLYCHTDRKPICVVCRESRDHRLHDVAPVPEVVEDMKGGLKLRLIKLNWQKSMCGRVKATDEQAKADIKLKKQALKEKIEDDVGALVQFLLDEKDRLLERLEAEEAATVALIDENLKLVESEAAKVDKAIAEIQNQLSEVANFELSYGCLFQCISKAYSSPSHVNLTIQAVNCPPDFTEFTGPFQLILWKKMMHVLHTMPQNLTLDLDTAHPSLAISDFDTKVEEGRARSHEPDLPRRFTRFFGVLATAQYSSGQHYWEVDVRDKGVWYLGVTTTRSNRKGFVSLSPSAGYWSLSLHDRLYANEEDARVPVADYWSSPRVGVFLDYERGHVAFYDAVTMKRVYSFAAYFDEPVSPFFSPGKNDPGSRLQICHYY, encoded by the exons ATGGCTGCCGCTCCAGATACAAAGGGGGAATTGCAAAAGGAATTGGTTTGTGCTATTTGCCTGGACTATTTTGACGATccagtcattttaaaatgcgGTCACAATTTTTGCCGCATGTGCATTTTAATGCATTGGGAGGAAAACGGAGGAGACGATATCGGCTACCAGTGTCCAGAGTGTCGGATG GTGTTTGGCAAAATGAGCTTCACAAAGAACTACCTGGTGAAGAACCTGGTGGATAAACTGAGTGAGTTTGAGTGTCTGAAGACATGCAGGCCTCCTGCACCGGCAAAACCAGCCAAAACCGATGGTAAATGTGAGAGACACCATGAGGAGCTAAAACTCTACTGCCACACGGACAGAAAGCCCATCTGTGTGGTGTGCAGAGAGTCAAGAGATCACAG GCTCCATGATGTTGCTCCTGTACCTGAAGTTGTTGAGGACATGAAG GGAGGCCTAAAGCTGAGGCTCATCAAACTAAACTGGCAGAAGTCCATGTGTGGCCGAGTCAAAGCTACAGATGAGCAAGCCAAAGCGGACATCAAA CTAAAGAAGCAGGCTCTGAAGGAAAAGATTGAGGATGATGTGGGAGCACTGGTGCAGTTCCTGCTGGATGAGAAGGACAGACTGTTGGAGAGGCTGGAGGCCGAGGAGGCAGCTACTGTAGCGCTGATAGATGAGAATCTTAAACTGGTGGAAAGTGAGGCAGCTAAAGTAGACAAGGCCATCGCAGAGATTCAGAACCAGCTCAGCGAGGTAGCAAACTTTGAG TTATCTTATGGATGTCTTTTTCAGTGCATCAGCAAAGCATATTCAAG CCCCAGTCATGTTAACCTTACAATACAGGCGGTGAACTGTCCACCTGATTTCACCGAGTTCACTGGACCCTTTCAGCTCATCTTGTGGAAGAAGATGATGCATGTGCTGCATACAA TGCCACAGAACCTGACGTTGGACCTGGACACAGCACACCCGTCTTTGGCCATTAGTGACTTCGACACAAAGGTGGAGGAGGGCCGAGCACGCTCGCACGAACCCGACCTACCACGCCGCTTCACTCGCTTCTTTGGTGTGTTGGCTACTGCGCAGTACTCCAGTGGCCAGCACTACTGGGAGGTAGACGTGAGGGACAAGGGAGTGTGGTACCTGGGTGTGACGACAACACGCAGCAACCGAAAGGGCTTCGTTAGTCTGTCACCGTCAGCTGGTTACTGGAGCCTGAGCCTACACGACCGCCTCTACGCCAATGAAGAGGACGCACGCGTGCCTGTGGCTGATTACTGGAGCTCTCCACGTGTCGGTGTCTTCCTTGACTATGAGCGTGGCCACGTGGCTTTTTATGACGCTGTCACCATGAAGCGTGTCTATAGCTTTGCAGCGTACTTTGACGAGCCTGTCTCGCCCTTCTTCAGCCCTGGCAAGAATGACCCGGGCAGCCGCCTACAGATCTGCCACTATTACTGA